Proteins from one Aspergillus nidulans FGSC A4 chromosome VIII genomic window:
- a CDS encoding DUF3405 domain-containing protein (transcript_id=CADANIAT00001501) yields MKFVGTAKGRSPNHDVQSDRYVSRDDTLDIEKQYGRKEYHYRDLSHSSMDSDSGDDSIASSSSAASYYPMLNTTATGRRTRATIGFYRVPHRIMRWLCLALFCALLLFVLTLFRFTLSSQSTPVGLEVPKAPSRPPTWENFPFLKRYHGGIRTLVARRENVAEYPNDDPEGMISDKGGSANRTIEAGDGASDQAQQGLPFLSSAFNPYPNYTSPEYIQNHGVKGECFLDEDETIRLPLVHSYPGVPRGFPDAVMGSNEMLGIQDDICFDRFGRLGPYGLGYSVRKGGTGAGLEGHREGFERVWEEFPPVDFRRVSWAAAQKRCLHKNIHRFGDLPKAQPERVFSMALDSPKEKDGVDGTPELQETDSKNATEDNRHRLPRTAFVIRTWHDFSYTPDDILYLRSIIAELSLLSGGEYTVHFLIHVRDTNLQIWADDETYDRVLRGALPEEFHGMGTLWSEQQMSVVYAGMEETWARGLSVHGVYRSTFMPMQYFASRHPEYDYYWNWEMDARYTGHWYHLFDKVVNWARQQPRRGLWERNSRFYVPSVHGSWDDFRQMVRVQTELGTNSPSNMWSAGATHDFAHGEKPGRRQGDKFIWGPVRPDEQDIFEVDGEGIPPTTMEKDKYEWGVNEEADLIVFNPIFDPDGTTWPLKDDVTGYNRENGLPPRRAAIITTSRLSRKLLLTMHKETTFKRHTMFSEMWPATTALQHGFKAVYVPHSVYIDRNWPTEYLESVFNAGRNGASGGARPSVFGDREHNFRGTTWFYSAGFSPNLWRRWLGYKVDNDGGEQEELAGEGRMCLPPMLLHPVKEVEMIIDDGVEADVAETDEMEPEEWI; encoded by the coding sequence ATGAAATTTGTTGGCACAGCAAAGGGCCGTTCGCCCAACCATGACGTGCAGTCCGATCGATACGTGTCGCGCGATGACACCTTAGATATTGAGAAACAATACGGCCGCAAAGAATACCATTATCGGGACCTGAGTCATAGTTCAATGGATTCGGATAGCGGCGACGATTCGATagcgtcttcttcatcggccgCTTCGTACTATCCGATGTTGAACACGACAGCCACTGGGCGGCGGACGCGGGCTACAATTGGCTTTTATCGCGTGCCGCACAGAATCATGAGATGGCTTTGCCTCGCTCTGTTCTGTGCCCTCTTACTTTTTGTCCTCACTCTCTTCCGATTCACCCTCTCATCGCAAAGCACGCCGGTTGGCCTTGAGGTCCCCAAAGCCCCGTCGAGACCGCCGACTTGGGAAAACTTTCCCTTTCTGAAAAGGTATCATGGTGGTATCCGAACACTGGTCGCGCGGCGAGAGAACGTCGCGGAGTACCCAAACGACGACCCTGAAGGCATGATTTCAGACAAAGGCGGTAGCGCGAACAGAACCATTGAGGCTGGTGATGGTGCCTCGGACCAAGCCCAACAAGGCTTGCCTTTTTTAAGCTCAGCGTTCAACCCTTACCCGAACTACACCTCTCCGGAATATATCCAGAATCATGGCGTCAAGGGAGAATGTTTCttggacgaagacgagaccATTCGTCTTCCGTTAGTTCATTCATACCCCGGAGTGCCGCGCGGCTTTCCGGATGCTGTGATGGGCTCCAATGAGATGCTAGGAATACAAGACGATATCTGCTTCGATCGCTTCGGGCGACTTGGGCCATACGGGCTGGGTTACAGTGTACGGAAAGGCGGGACAGGCGCTGGCCTAGAGGGACATAGAGAAGGCTTTGAGCGTGTGTGGGAGGAATTCCCTCCAGTGGACTTCCGACGGGTGAGTTGGGCGGCTGCACAAAAACGTTGTCTGCACAAAAACATTCATCGTTTTGGGGATCTGCCTAAGGCTCAGCCCGAGCGTGTTTTCTCCATGGCATTGGATAGTCCCAAAGAAAAGGATGGGGTGGATGGAACCCCAGAATTACAGGAGACGGATTCGAAAAATGCCACAGAAGACAACCGGCACCGTCTTCCTCGAACCGCGTTCGTGATCAGGACATGGCATGATTTCAGTTATACACCTGATGACATCTTGTACCTGCGGTCCATAATCGCCGAACTGTCCCTGCTATCTGGTGGCGAGTACACAGTTCACTTTTTGATACATGTCAGAGATACGAATCTGCAGATCTGGGCTGACGACGAGACGTACGACCGCGTGCTTAGGGGTGCCCTCCCGGAGGAGTTCCACGGAATGGGTACACTGTGGTCGGAACAGCAAATGTCAGTTGTGTACGCGGGTATGGAAGAGACATGGGCTCGGGGTTTGTCCGTACATGGAGTATACCGTAGTACTTTTATGCCCATGCAATATTTCGCATCCAGGCACCCTGAGTACGACTACTACTGGAACTGGGAGATGGACGCGCGCTACACTGGCCATTGGTACCACCTCTTCGACAAGGTTGTCAACTGGGCACGCCAGCAGCCTCGCAGGGGATTATGGGAGCGAAACTCCAGATTCTATGTGCCATCCGTACACGGCTCTTGGGATGACTTTAGACAAATGGTTCGCGTGCAGACGGAGCTCGGCACGAACAGCCCAAGCAACATGTGGAGCGCAGGTGCTACTCACGACTTCGCTCATGGCGAGAAACCTGGTCGACGCCAGGGCGACAAATTCATCTGGGGACCTGTGCGGCCGGACGAACAGGATATCTTCGAAGTCGATGGCGAGGGTATTCCCCCAACGACTATGGAGAAGGACAAATATGAATGGGGAGTCAACGAGGAGGCTGATCTCATTGTCTTCAATCCCATCTTCGATCCTGATGGAACAACCTGGCCTCTCAAGGATGATGTTACCGGGTACAACCGCGAGAATGGCCTGCCACCACGACGAGCCGCAATCATTACCACCTCCAGACTTTCACGTAAGTTGCTACTCACCATGCACAAGGAAACAACCTTCAAGCGGCACACCATGTTCTCGGAAATGTGGCCTGCTACTACGGCGCTGCAACATGGGTTTAAAGCAGTTTATGTGCCCCATTCTGTTTACATTGACCGCAACTGGCCAACCGAGTATCTCGAGTCCGTCTTCAACGCGGGACGTAACGGAGCCTCGGGAGGCGCGCGGCCGTCCGTCTTTGGTGATCGTGAGCATAACTTCCGCGGTACCACCTGGTTCTATTCCGCTGGCTTCTCGCCCAACCTCTGGAGACGCTGGCTGGGCTACAAGGTCGACAACGACGGCggtgagcaggaggagcttgcAGGCGAAGGACGAATGTGCCTTCCCCCGATGCTGCTCCACCCTGTTAAAGAGGTGGAGATGATCATTGATGATGGGGTGGAAGCTGATGTCGCAGAAACCGATGAAATGGAACCAGAGGAATGGATATAG
- a CDS encoding uncharacterized protein (transcript_id=CADANIAT00001502) translates to MATSDLLFSPPDQREFPLAYLSVFRVQFLLILLAPIIFYLIHSIRKDYHAFLALGPGGTPSTPAGYLRICILRLFTLRDPLDPPSIPQTLYPKTGFLSSAKIAARSGPRPTVAGIAPQRQITQKAGPVMYDALASEIHRLALEHPNTLYTATSCFEKHSTGIFYRFPTTTTAAASSSKSPKTTSSTHNHRITCNGEVCHSHPSDGSLHLTLHPADVKLVLERGWAQRHPLARDSLWWMMKLVPPGFVMIYAPRDDEELKVVVEIIKAAAWWVGEKEVQ, encoded by the exons ATG GCGACCTCagacctcctcttctctcctccagaCCAGCGAGAATTTCCCCTCGCGTACCTTTCCGTATTCCGcgtccagttcctcctcatccttctcgcCCCTATAATTTTCTACCTCATCCACAGCATCCGCAAAGACTACCAtgccttcctcgccctcggTCCCGGCGGAACcccatcaacaccagcagGCTACCTCCGCATTTGCATCCTTCGTCTTTTCACCCTCCGAGATCCCCTCGACCCGCCTTCCATTCCACAAACCCTCTACCCAAAGACCGGTTTCCTGTCTTCAGCCAAAATCGCAGCCCGTTCAGGGCCCCGCCCAACCGTAGCAGGAATTGCTCCGCAGCGCCAAATAACCCAGAAAGCGGGGCCGGTCATGTACGATGCCCTGGCCTCAGAAATCCACCGCCTCGCACTCGAACACCCAAACACGCTGTACACTGCGACCTCCTGCTTCGAGAAACACAGCACAGGCATCTTCTACCGCTTCCCGACCACCACGACTGCAGCCGCATCCAGCAGTAAATCCCCCAAAACTACATCTAGCACCCACAACCACCGCATCACCTGTAATGGCGAGGTCTGCCACTCGCATCCTAGTGACGGAAGCCTGCACCTTACCCTACATCCCGCAGACGTGAAGCTCGTCCTCGAGCGCGGTTGGGCACAGCGGCACCCACTGGCGAGGGATAGTCTGTGGtggatgatgaagctggtacCGCCGGGATTCGTGATGATCTATGCGCCGAGAGACGATGAGGAATTAAAGGTTGTTGTGGAGATTATAAAGGCTGCGGCGTGGTGGGTTGGGGAAAAGGAGGTGCAATAG
- the arfA gene encoding ADP-ribosylation factor arfA (transcript_id=CADANIAT00001503), protein MGLAISKLFDRLWGKKEMRILMVGLDAAGKTTILYKLKLGEIVTTIPTIGFNVETVEYKNIQFTVWDVGGQDKIRPLWRHYFQNTQGIIFVVDSNDRDRIVEAREELQRMLNEDELRDALLLVFANKQDLPNAMSPAEITQQLGLQSLTRRPWYIQSTCATTGDGLYEGLEWLAETLRKTGRD, encoded by the exons ATGGGTCTCGCCATCTCGAAGTTGTTCGACAGACTAtggggaaagaaggagatgcGAATTCTGATGGTCGGTCTTGACGCTGCCGGAAAGACCACCATCCTGTACAAGCTCAAACTCGGTGAAATCGTCACCACCATCCCCACAATCG GCTTCAACGTCGAGACCGTCGAATACAAGAACATTCAATTCACCGTCTGGGATGTCGGTGGTCAGGACAAGATCCGTCCTCTCTGGAGGCACTACTTCCAGAACACCCAGggtatcatcttcgtcgtcgacaGCAACGATCGCGACCGTATTGTCGAGGCCCGGGAAGAACTGCAACGCATGTTGAACGAGGATGAGCTCCGTGATGCCCTTTTGCTTGTTTTCGCCAACAAGCAAGATTTGCCC AACGCCATGAGCCCCGCCGAGATCACCCAGCAGCTCGGTCTTCAGAGCCTCACTCGTCGCCCCTGG TACATCCAATCTACCTGCGCCACCACCGGAGACGGTCTGTACGAAGGACTTGAATGGCTTGCCGAGACGCTGCGGAAGACTGGCCGCGACTAA
- a CDS encoding uncharacterized protein (transcript_id=CADANIAT00001504), giving the protein MSVIVCSRYISLIPHPSGSPSVALSLVALRVPQKVFGSWLFT; this is encoded by the exons ATGAGTGTAATTGTTT GTTCCCGTTACATCTCGTTGATTCCCCATCCCAGCGGATCACCTTCAGTGGCTCTCAGTCTCGTGGCTCTCCGAGTCCCTCAAAAAGTCTTCGGCTCGTGGCTTTTCACATAA
- a CDS encoding uncharacterized protein (transcript_id=CADANIAT00001505), translated as MSEASPVRSLMTAQEYYSSFSRHPRIKERFHDIDDPAHFREHLALLRDVQTQNFVLDFGNEDACPGYTCPGADHHIEATVFWDTMDAITNHYGVSERLQGLMCTDPVTRPSKPAAPPQPPRKSFQSKNSSKPVQVNVDEDLEDGHALKDLPSSKEVHAAASFRGLTFGHVVDQIWHFCSTDYGPKYTCIGYNSLYVVPKLRMTNGQGLPDGRRLWSWLILFEDGTVLSIQENPYPDLTALSERELEALTAASRRNIQLIFRGVSRQHSATSENDSLVTIRVRPLHDPDTSTASIKQEDGPSLLFYYIFDDWVSSYSLVAKREHGYSVDLDRLRRHMLNKPEVDLIDELHWLGRQLAVLKRLYQSYELIMTRLLQRQRLLQDEARENHQRTPFGHTFDPEIHRQMTESFSASTPETSVGVRLSPPAVARFERLLDRIKLYCLSEIESCLTEKESLTFLNFNLIALKDSQAVEKLTRITILLAKVTILFLPVILGGLRSDHGLVNYSARFVWVD; from the exons ATGTCTGAAGCATCGCCAGTACGCAGTTTGATGACAGCGCAGGAATATTATTCCAGCTTTTCACGTCACCCAAGGATCAAGGAGAGATTTCACGATATCGATGACCCAGCTCATTTTCGAGAGCATTTGGCATTGTTACGCGATGTTCAGACTCAGAACTTTGTCCTAGACTTCGGCAATGAGGATGCTTG CCCAGGTTATACTTGCCCAGGAGCTGACCATCATATAGAAGCCACGGTGTTTTGGGACACGATGGAT GCCATCACGAATCACTACGGCGTCTCTGAGCGGCTGCAAGGTCTTATGTGCACTGACCCTGTAACCAGACCATCAAAACCAGCCGCTCCACCCCAACCCCCAAGGAAGAGCTTCCAGTCCAAGAACAGTTCTAAGCCAGTTCAAGTAAACGTGGATGAAGACCTCGAAGACGGCCATGCCCTGAAAGATCTGCCGAGCTCGAAAGAGGTTCATGCTGCAGCCTCATTTAGAGGACTGACGTTCGGCCATGTAGTGGATCAGATTTGGCACTTTTGCTCTACGGACTATGGACCTAAAT ATACCTGCATCGGATACAACTCGCTTTACGTTGTTCCGAAGTTGAGGATGACAAACGGACAGGGGCTGCCAGATGGAAGGAGATTATGGTCATGGCTTATATTATTCGAGGATG GTACTGTCCTGTCCATCCAAGAGAATCCGTATCCTGATCTCACCGCACTATCCGAACGGGAGCTGGAAGCCTTGACTGCCGCCAGCCGCAGGAATATACAACTGATCTTCCGCGGCGTATCCAGGCAGCACTCGGCGACTTCTGAGAACGACTCTTTGGTCACAATCAGAGTCCGGCCCTTACATGATCCCGACACGAGCACTGCCAGCATTAAACAGGAAGACGGTCCAAGTCTCCTCTTTTACTATATCTTTGACGATTGGGTCTCGAGCTACTCACTAGTCGCAAAGCGTGAGCATGGGTACAGTGTGGACCTCGACCGTCTG AGGCGCCACATGCTAAACAAACCAGAGGTCGACTTGATAGACGAACTGCACTGGCTGGGACGGCAGCTCGCAGTTCTCAAGCGGTTGTATCAAAGCTATGAGCTTATCATGACCCGTCTCCTCCAAAGACAGCGGTTGCTCCAGGACGAAGCACGCGAAAACCACCAAAGGACGCCGTTTGGACACACCTTCGACCCAGAGATTCATAGACAGATGACCGAAAGTTTCAGTGCCTCGACTCCAGAAACATCTGTGGGTGTCCGCTTGAGCCCACCCGCTGTCGCTAGATTTGAGCGATTGCTAGACCGTATCAAGCTGTACTGCCTGTCGGAGATTGAGAGTTGCCTGACAGAGAAAGAGTCACTCACATTCCTC AACTTCAACTTGATCGCTCTCAAAGACTCGCAAGCCGTCGAAAAACTGACGAGGATAACGATTCTGCTAGCCAAGGTCACCATCTTGTTCCTTCCGGTCA TACTGGGTGGCCTTCGCAGTGATCATGGTCTTGTCAATTATTCTGCTCGTTTTGTTTGGGTGGATTAG
- a CDS encoding 60S ribosomal protein uL1 (transcript_id=CADANIAT00001506) produces the protein MSKITVAGVRQNVEQLLNYSQNEKKRNFLETVELQIGLKNYDPQRDKRFSGTIKLPTVPRPGMTICVLGDQHDLDRAKHHGIDAMSADDLKKLNKNKKLIKKLARKYDAFLASDGLIKQIPRLLGPGLSKAGKFPTPVSHNEDMANKVNDVKSTIKFQLKKVLCLGVAVGNVGMTQEELVANIMLAINYLVSLLKKGWQNVGSLVIKATMSPPRRVY, from the exons ATGTCTAAGATCACAGTCG CCGGAGTGCGCCAGAATGTCGAGCAGCTGCTCAACTACTCtcaaaatgagaagaagcgtAACTTCCTCGAGACCGTCGAGCTCCAGATCGGTCTGAAGAACTACGACCCCCAGCGTGACAAGCGTTTCTCTGGTACCATCAAGCTCCCTACCGTGCCTCGCCCTGGCATGACCATCTG TGTTCTTGGTGACCAGCACGATCTCGACCGTGCCAAGCACCACGGCATTGATGCCATGTCCGCCGATGACctcaagaagctgaacaagaacaagaagctcatcaagaagcttgctcGCAAGTACGATGCCTTCCTTGCTTCCGACGGTCTCATCAAGCAGATCCCCCGTCTCTTGGGTCCCGGTCTCTCCAAGG CTGGTAAATTCCCTACCCCCGTCTCCCACAACGAGGACATGGCCAACAAGGTCAACGACGTCAAGTCCACCATTAAGttccagctcaagaaggTTCTTTGCCTTGGTGTTGCCGTTGGCAACGTCGGCATGACCCAGGAGGAGCTTGTCGCCAACATCATGCTGGCCATCAACTACCTCGTCTCTCTGCTCAAGAAGGGCTGGCAGAACGTTGGGTCCCTTGTCATCAAGGCGACCATGTCTCCTCCCCGCCGTGTCTACTAA
- a CDS encoding uncharacterized protein (transcript_id=CADANIAT00001507) — protein MKGLTLAGQRAPKPDALICQLCQISVLPAARYRSQTRSYASATKASRRPQIGQCLSKKTLRTPLTTLLPLQRYKSTESNPAASCDFKTSLREIEHGSAELRNAQTVPANDAVVQLLQKCLVLAEAIVKPDRSAAEKDSEISSLLNLEERNMKKTSKATKDAQINQPSADALCRIVHTLLTDEKIFISPEALSFYVKIHTLLKRPEHFPLIFQLYANKPIPEEGSSPIKYLRPNPKSINSAIPVDLANMALDVAIEQRNLALVLAIIDNTFCTSAFQRAKFFKKAAAPLGALAMTPLGCYVAASWAASFQNTMEPSTATAIAFAATLAYVGGTSSVGLMAILTANDHMERVVWIPGVPLRERWLREEERAALDRVALAWGFKDIYMRGEEEGEEWESLREFIGMRGMILDKTDLMQGMQ, from the coding sequence ATGAAGGGCCTTACACTTGCCGGCCAGCGGGCACCAAAGCCTGATGCACTTATCTGCCAATTGTGTCAGATTTCCGTGTTACCGGCCGCCCGATATCGTTCACAAACCCGATCGTATGCGTCCGCAACCAAGGCCAGCCGCAGGCCTCAAATTGGACAATGTCTGTCGAAGAAAACCCTGAGGACTCCTTTAACAACACTCCTGCCTCTGCAGAGGTACAAGTCAACAGAGTCGAatccagcagcttcatgtGACTTCAAAACGTCACTGCGTGAGATCGAGCACGGCTCTGCAGAGCTTCGAAATGCGCAAACAGTGCCTGCTAACGACGCAGTTGTCCAACTACTTCAGAAATGCCTCGTCCTCGCGGAAGCCATTGTAAAGCCCGATCGATCAGCTGCCGAAAAGGACAGTGAAATTTCATCACTGCTCAACCTCGAAGAACGGAACATGAAAAAGACATCTAAAGCAACAAAAGATGCTCAAATAAACCAACCTTCAGCGGATGCCCTCTGCCGCATTGTCCACACGCTATTAACAGACGAGAAAATATTCATCTCACCAGAAGCCCTTTCCTTCTATGTGAAAATTCACACCTTACTCAAGCGCCCCGAGCACTTCCCCCtgatcttccagctctacgCCAACAAGCCCATACCTGAAGAGGGGAGCTCGCCGATTAAATACCTCCGTCCCAACCCAAAAAGCATCAACAGTGCCATTCCGGTCGACCTGGCCAACATGGCTCTGGACGTCGCAATTGAACAGCGGAACCTGGCTCTCGTCCTCGCAATAATTGATAACACCTTTTGTACATCCGCGTTCCAGCGAGCTAAATTCTtcaagaaggctgcagcaCCGCTTGGTGCTCTTGCAATGACGCCACTTGGTTGCTACGTCGCTGCGTCTTGGGCTGCCAGTTTCCAAAATACAATGGAGCCGAGCACGGCCACCGCAATCGCTTTCGCCGCTACCCTTGCCTACGTTGGCGGCACGTCCTCCGTTGGACTAATGGCTATTTTGACCGCGAATGACCATATGGAACGAGTCGTGTGGATTCCGGGAGTTCCGTTACGGGAACGTTGGTTGCGGGAAGAAGAACGGGCGGCTCTGGATAGGGTTGCGCTTGCTTGGGGTTTCAAGGACATCTACATGcgaggggaagaagaaggagaggagtGGGAGAGTCTACGGGAGTTCATTGGGATGAGGGGGATGATTTTGGATAAGACGGATCTGATGCAGGGTATGCAATAA
- a CDS encoding putative proline-rich, actin-associated protein Vrp1 (transcript_id=CADANIAT00001508): MPPPPPPPPPPPPGGGAPPPPPPAGNLPMRPPGAGKDRGALLSDISKGTKLKKTVTNDRSAPQIGGGGVKSSGPPLGAAPPVPGMKKPPSGLAPPVPGQGANRARSSSDVGPGSEDSTAAPAAPQLAGLFAGGMPKLRSRGGVDTGANRESSPYLSDSETSRAPKPPVASAPKAPGAPPPPPPSTEAPPAPPVNPLVANLKRPPPRPGSRPASTVSNASAKSAPEAPPPRAPPPLPGSSKPPVSLRKPSTPAPPPPPPSASPAAPPPPPPAAAAPRPPPPPPTRPTPPPPPPSATAPPSLPNGASPASLAVQAARNALGHSSQTPSIPPPPPPLPAASAPSAPPPPPPSAPPSAPPSAPPSEPPSRPHSHETQSSHIPDRSSLAPSAYTLSNGGSSPGSSATSLGAHGIVRIEDSRFKFQNEGLFPKPRPFVGGTKRYRAGRGSSVPLDLSALSG, translated from the exons ATGcccccaccaccacctcctcctccgccgcccccTCCTGGCGGTGgtgctcctccgcctcctcccccaGCAGGGAACTTACCTATGAGACCGCCAGGCGCCGGGAAAGACAGG GGCGCCTTACTCTCAGATATTTCAAAAGGCACAAAGTTGAAAAAGACCGTTACCAATGATAGGTCAGCACCGCAGATAGGTGGCGGAGGGGTCAAGTCGTCTGGCCCTCCTCTCGGAGCCGCGCCTCCTGTACCTGGAATGAAGAAGCCTCCCAGCGGACTTGCTCCCCCAGTCCCGGGGCAAGGCGCGAATCGGGCACGAAGCAGCAGTGATGTAGGCCCTGGGAGCGAAGATAGTACAGCGGCTCCAGCTGCACCTCAACTGGCTGGGCTATTTGCGGGAGGAATGCCTAAGCTCCGCAGTCGAGGAGGTGTTGATACTGGGGCCAACCGTGAATCATCCCCATACCTATCAGATTCAGAGACGTCGCGAGCGCCCAAGCCTCCCGTTGCATCGGCCCCGAAAGCCCCTGGAgcacctccccctcccccgcccTCTACGGAGGCACCGCCAGCTCCGCCCGTTAATCCTTTGGTTGCAAATCTCAAGAGACCTCCTCCGCGGCCGGGCTCGAGACCAGCTTCGACAGTATCCAATGCTTCGGCCAAATCAGCGCCCGAAGCTCCGCCACCACGCGCACCCCCGCCCTTACCAGGTTCATCAAAACCACCGGTCTCATTGCGAAAGCCCTCAACTCCTgctccaccacctccacctccctccGCTAGTCCAGctgcaccacctccaccaccccCTGCAGCGGCCGCACCTcgaccacctccaccacctcctaCGCGTCCcactccaccaccaccccctCCGTCTGCTACAGCTCCACCATCACTCCCCAATGGAGCGTCTCCGGCATCTCTAGCAGTTCAGGCTGCGCGGAATGCTCTTGGACACAGTAGTCAGACCCCGTCAATACctccccctccgcctcccctTCCGGCTGCCTCAgcgccttctgctcctccccctcctcctccatctgctcCTCCGTCCGCCCCCCCATCCGCCCCTCCAAGCGAACCACCATCGCGACCACATTCCCACGAAACTCAGTCCAGCCATATACCAGACCGCTCCAGTCTGGCCCCTAGTGCTTATACTCTATCCAATGGCGGTTCATCACCGGGCTCAAGTGCCACCAGCTTAGGGGCACACGGGATCGTCCGCATTGAAGATTCCAGATTCAAATTCCAGAATGAGGGGCTATTTCCAAAGCCACGACCGTTCGTTGGTGGTACCAAGCGGTACCGCGCCGGTAGGGGAAGCAGTGTGCCGTTGGATCTCAGCGCGTTAAGCGGCTGA
- a CDS encoding uncharacterized protein (transcript_id=CADANIAT00001509) encodes MSINAYINNTIERIIRTPDDPEPSSQIEHGLYLIRGDNVVVCGEVDEAIDQDIDWTKVKGEVVRGTKNA; translated from the exons ATGTCGATTAACGCATACATAAACA ATACAATAGAGCGCATTATCCGAACACCCGACGACCCCGAACCAAGCTCACAGATCGAACATGGCCTGTATCTGATTAGAGGCGATAATGTGGTTGTATGCGGTGAAGTGGATGAAGCAATTGACCAAGATATCGACTGGACCAAAGTAAAAGGAGAGGTAGTGCGAGGAACGAAAAATGCATGA
- a CDS encoding uncharacterized protein (transcript_id=CADANIAT00001510), translating into MWLFRGAQSAVFYYATCTPCADSMAKRKRKKEAVRARSQREKQQSDAIVTDQPRPFPQPTPFSTNPGWMEEIALGPHGAKRRGGHRTNMTHHRIESWDTSEYSVGSGEDYDRMGSHVPPQKMSKLGSKHLGDRWNRMLRYQREDEPLWGEEVEVKGSSVGISGQGKVDAKAPSKYCITRVPPVNDLHPPIVSGPKSRAETRWMLQPPPSARVMAGKDPCRTLAPPVDYRTRRMGSDRSTSRRSGHTHTLPPLTTESSRESSGSSPSPPTRSPETPEPATQDLPRSPSPAFYAYGKDESHFVISSSIYSPSDSCSTLSSVDDSDLESPRDSLLSPATPISRPLSKDPTSHPDVSRPAIFRALTAVHKDNKKDIHMLQFELPDPHDLGVGQVERVRPFRWSMDF; encoded by the coding sequence ATGTGGCTCTTCCGGGGTGCACAGTCCGCCGTGTTTTACTACGCCACTTGCACTCCGTGTGCCGATTCCATGGCAAAGAGAaagcgcaagaaggaagcagTCCGTGCTCGTTCGCAGCGAGAAAAGCAGCAGAGCGATGCCATTGTTACCGATCAGCCTCGGCCTTTTCCCCAGCCAACTCCTTTCAGTACAAATCCGGGGTGGATGGAAGAGATCGCCTTGGGACCCCACGGCGCGAAGCGGAGAGGCGGCCATCGAACCAATATGACCCATCACCGGATAGAAAGCTGGGACACAAGCGAGTACTCCGTCGGCTCGGGTGAAGACTACGACCGCATGGGTTCTCACGTACCTCCTCAGAAGATGAGCAAGCTCGGCTCTAAGCATCTCGGTGACCGCTGGAATCGCATGCTTCGGTATCAGCGTGAAGACGAGCCATtatggggagaagaagtcgagGTAAAGGGCTCTTCAGTTGGAATCTCCGGCCAGGGTAAGGTGGATGCAAAAGCTCCAAGCAAATACTGCATCACCCGTGTGCCCCCGGTCAATGATCTCCATCCGCCCATCGTCAGCGGACCTAAAAGTAGAGCCGAAACGAGATGGAtgcttcaacctcctcctaGTGCGAGAGTCATGGCTGGAAAGGATCCATGCCGTACACTCGCTCCACCCGTGGATTACAGAACTAGGCGGATGGGCAGTGACAGATCAACCTCGCGGCGCAGCGGCCATACCCATACTCTACCTCCATTAACTACAGAGAGCAGCCGTGAATCTTCTGgctcctctccttcaccacCCACGCGTTCTCCTGAGACGCCGGAACCGGCCACTCAAGATCTCCCCCGCTCACCATCACCCGCCTTCTACGCTTACGGCAAGGACGAATCACATTTCGTCATATCATCATCTATCTACTCGCCATCTGATTCTTGTTCAACTTTGTCCTCTGTAGACGATTCCGATCTTGAGTCGCCCAGGGACTCACTCCTCTCGCCTGCCACTCCTATATCGCGACCTCTTTCAAAGGATCCTACCAGCCACCCTGATGTCTCGCGTCCTGCAATTTTCAGGGCTTTGACTGCAGTACACAAGGATAATAAAAAGGATATTCATATGCTACAATTTGAGCTCCCTGACCCCCATGATCTTGGAGTAGGTCAAGTCGAACGAGTACGGCCATTCCGCTGGAGTATGGACTTCTGA